A region from the Algoriphagus machipongonensis genome encodes:
- a CDS encoding efflux RND transporter periplasmic adaptor subunit, translating into MKTLKIKQHKFKPFAIILTCLTLSFGFYGCEEEEIEDEGIALPVLTLKEEPAAISYKYLGSIEGVENVQIRPQVEGILEEIYVDEGQYVNKGDALFKINSQPYMEDLKNALANVDLEKAKLKKAQTEIDRLKPLIENEVISPVRMETTIADYEVAQSSLAKAEAEAANMRINMAFTTIKAPVDGLMGRIPKSIGNVVKKSDETPLTVLSNVHEIYVYFSMSESDYLYFERMKKDSTSKKMNPDVKLVLADGSVYDKVGTIDANSGQINRSTGSITLRAHFENPDTLLRTGNTGKILMEQIYPNALLVPQSATTSIQNKRFIYVLNEDNTVSREEITIEGRSGNDYIVSGDILKENDRIVTAGLDKLSEGVLVKPLEQGQLLTQN; encoded by the coding sequence ATGAAAACACTAAAGATCAAACAGCATAAGTTTAAACCATTTGCCATTATCCTTACTTGCTTAACGCTAAGTTTTGGGTTTTATGGTTGTGAGGAGGAAGAAATTGAAGATGAAGGAATTGCTTTACCAGTTTTGACCTTAAAAGAAGAGCCTGCAGCTATTTCCTATAAATACCTTGGATCTATCGAAGGTGTAGAAAATGTTCAAATTAGACCTCAGGTAGAAGGGATATTAGAAGAAATCTATGTTGACGAAGGCCAATATGTAAACAAAGGTGATGCATTGTTTAAAATCAACAGTCAACCCTACATGGAGGACTTGAAAAATGCTTTAGCCAATGTGGATCTCGAAAAGGCTAAATTGAAAAAGGCACAAACTGAAATTGACAGGCTAAAACCTTTGATCGAAAACGAAGTGATTTCTCCAGTAAGAATGGAGACTACCATTGCTGATTATGAGGTAGCTCAATCTTCTTTGGCCAAAGCTGAGGCAGAAGCTGCGAATATGCGTATTAACATGGCTTTTACTACGATAAAAGCTCCAGTCGATGGTTTGATGGGAAGAATACCAAAATCAATCGGAAACGTGGTTAAAAAATCAGATGAGACGCCATTGACAGTTTTGTCAAACGTTCATGAGATCTATGTTTATTTCTCCATGAGTGAGTCTGACTACCTTTATTTTGAAAGAATGAAGAAGGACTCTACTTCCAAGAAAATGAATCCTGATGTAAAATTAGTATTGGCTGACGGGAGTGTTTATGATAAAGTGGGAACCATTGATGCCAACTCAGGTCAGATCAATAGATCTACAGGTTCAATCACTTTGAGAGCTCACTTCGAAAATCCTGACACACTATTAAGAACAGGAAATACAGGAAAAATTTTAATGGAGCAAATATATCCCAATGCTCTTCTCGTCCCACAATCTGCAACGACTTCAATTCAAAACAAGCGATTCATTTATGTTTTAAATGAGGACAATACTGTTTCAAGAGAAGAAATCACCATTGAAGGAAGGTCTGGAAATGACTATATCGTCAGTGGAGATATTCTCAAAGAAAATGATCGCATCGTTACTGCGGGTCTTGATAAATTGAGTGAAGGGGTTCTTGTAAAACCTTTAGAACAAGGACAATTACTAACCCAGAATTAA
- a CDS encoding TolC family protein: MIHTKRLITLFFLLIVAVSCKVGENYTRPETNLPEEFYGSEKLQDSVFVGDEHIASINWAEFFQDSTLNSLIDSALAGNFDLQKTAKQIEIANESLLQSKANFLPSLNSNPARFNREYYSENYNNYGSNRARRNHPDGVPKTLYTERLAYAVTLQASWEIDIWGKLRWQKEAAQAKYMQTQEFKKAVQTALVSEVASTYFNILMLKSQLTVAQRNYDLSKNTLKIVELQYDAGENTSLAIQQTKSQMLRAKALIPQLEKAYVIQENRLNNLIGRTPGALEFKGVLDQLALDHTYTTGVPLELIQNRPDVAASEYELISTNARVGIAQAMKYPSLTINAGAGLNSMALGTVIDPISSGFALINGALFQPIFQNRKLKTNHRIAIKQREIAELDFRDKINTAVSEVSSALVNIEKLQEEYEIAQERMRTTTKGMADAFLLFESGFANYLEIINAQEDALQNQLDVVQLKMQLALAKVELYRSLGGGWQVDGE, encoded by the coding sequence ATGATTCATACTAAAAGACTTATAACACTTTTCTTTTTGCTGATAGTAGCGGTGAGTTGCAAAGTCGGTGAAAATTATACCCGACCTGAAACCAATTTACCAGAGGAATTCTATGGAAGCGAAAAACTTCAAGACAGCGTTTTTGTTGGAGACGAGCACATAGCCTCTATCAATTGGGCGGAATTCTTTCAGGATTCCACTCTGAATTCTCTAATTGATTCAGCATTAGCCGGAAACTTTGACCTTCAGAAAACTGCAAAGCAGATAGAGATTGCAAATGAAAGCTTATTGCAGTCCAAGGCTAATTTTCTACCAAGCTTAAACTCCAATCCTGCTAGGTTCAACCGTGAATATTATTCTGAAAATTATAATAATTATGGTTCCAATAGAGCCAGAAGAAACCATCCAGATGGTGTTCCAAAAACACTTTATACGGAGAGATTAGCTTATGCTGTGACTTTGCAGGCAAGCTGGGAAATTGATATCTGGGGAAAATTACGTTGGCAAAAGGAAGCTGCTCAGGCAAAGTATATGCAAACTCAGGAATTCAAAAAAGCTGTGCAAACAGCGTTGGTTTCTGAGGTCGCATCCACCTATTTCAATATTTTAATGTTGAAATCCCAATTGACAGTAGCGCAGAGAAACTATGATTTGAGCAAGAACACGTTGAAGATCGTCGAACTTCAGTACGACGCTGGAGAAAACACCTCTTTGGCAATTCAGCAAACCAAATCCCAAATGTTGAGGGCAAAGGCATTGATTCCACAGCTGGAAAAAGCCTACGTTATTCAGGAGAACCGTTTGAATAATTTGATTGGCCGAACTCCAGGAGCTCTAGAATTCAAGGGAGTTTTAGATCAATTGGCCTTGGACCATACCTATACTACTGGTGTGCCTCTTGAACTGATTCAAAACAGACCGGATGTGGCTGCTTCTGAGTATGAACTTATTTCTACCAATGCACGCGTAGGGATCGCACAAGCTATGAAGTACCCTTCTTTAACAATTAATGCCGGTGCAGGACTCAATTCAATGGCGTTAGGCACGGTTATCGACCCTATCAGTTCCGGATTTGCATTGATTAATGGTGCCTTGTTTCAGCCCATATTTCAAAATAGGAAACTGAAAACCAATCATAGAATCGCCATTAAGCAAAGGGAAATTGCCGAGCTAGATTTTAGAGACAAAATCAATACTGCTGTTTCTGAAGTATCCAGTGCCTTGGTAAATATCGAAAAGCTTCAGGAAGAATATGAAATCGCTCAAGAACGAATGAGAACAACCACCAAAGGTATGGCAGATGCATTTTTGCTTTTTGAAAGTGGGTTTGCAAACTACCTGGAAATCATCAATGCTCAAGAGGATGCGCTACAAAACCAATTGGATGTCGTGCAACTGAAAATGCAATTGGCTTTGGCAAAAGTTGAGCTTTATAGAAGCTTAGGTGGAGGTTGGCAAGTTGATGGGGAATGA
- the lepA gene encoding translation elongation factor 4, producing the protein MDMQKIRNFCIIAHIDHGKSTLADRLLQETETVADRDMQEQLLDNMDLERERGITIKSHAIQMRYTHEDETYTLNLIDTPGHVDFSYEVSRSIAACEGALLIVDASQGIEAQTISNLYLALGHDLEIIPVLNKIDLPGADPEAVADEVIDLIGCDKEDIILASGKTGIGIDDILKAVVTRIPAPSGDPEAPLQAMIFDSVYNPFRGVEVIFRIFNGTFSKGDKIKFVNTGKEYEADEIGILGLNQIPQETMSAGNVGYLISGVKVAKEIKVGDTITHIKRPCAKAIQGFENVKPMVFAGIYPVETTDYEELRASMEKLQLNDASLVWEPETSMALGFGFRCGFLGMLHMEIIQERLEREFDMTVITTVPSVQFKALMTSDEYQVINAPSDMPDPTKTKHIEEPYVKASIITAGEYVGPVITLCMDKRGQIKNQVYLTADRVELTFDMPLAEIVFDFFDKLKTISRGYASLDYELIGYQVSHMVRLDVMLNGEPVDALSAVVHRDKAYEWGKRLCEKLKELVPRQMFEIAIQAAIGQKIIARETVKALRKNVLAKCYGGDISRKRKLLEKQKKGKKRMRQVGNVEVPQEAFMAVLKLD; encoded by the coding sequence ATGGATATGCAAAAAATTAGAAATTTCTGTATCATCGCCCATATCGATCATGGGAAGAGTACACTAGCGGATAGATTACTGCAAGAAACAGAGACGGTCGCAGACCGTGACATGCAAGAGCAGTTGTTGGATAACATGGATTTGGAACGCGAACGCGGGATCACCATTAAGTCCCACGCGATTCAAATGCGGTATACTCACGAAGATGAAACCTATACACTCAATCTGATAGATACTCCTGGACATGTGGATTTTTCATATGAAGTTTCCCGGTCTATCGCAGCTTGTGAAGGAGCATTGCTTATAGTAGATGCATCGCAGGGTATCGAAGCTCAGACGATTTCCAATTTATATCTGGCCTTAGGTCATGATCTGGAGATTATTCCGGTTTTGAACAAGATAGATTTGCCTGGAGCTGATCCAGAAGCAGTGGCAGATGAAGTGATTGATTTGATCGGTTGCGATAAAGAGGATATTATTCTTGCCTCCGGCAAAACGGGGATTGGTATAGATGATATTCTGAAAGCTGTGGTCACTAGAATCCCAGCACCATCAGGAGATCCTGAAGCGCCACTTCAAGCCATGATTTTCGACTCGGTATACAACCCGTTTAGGGGAGTTGAAGTCATTTTTAGGATTTTCAATGGTACTTTCAGCAAGGGCGATAAAATTAAATTTGTCAATACCGGTAAAGAATACGAGGCAGATGAAATTGGAATCTTGGGATTGAATCAAATCCCTCAGGAAACCATGAGCGCCGGAAATGTAGGTTACCTTATTTCTGGAGTTAAAGTTGCCAAGGAGATTAAAGTCGGTGACACCATCACCCATATAAAAAGACCCTGTGCCAAAGCTATTCAGGGTTTTGAGAACGTAAAACCAATGGTTTTTGCAGGGATTTACCCAGTAGAGACCACGGATTATGAGGAGCTAAGAGCTTCCATGGAGAAGCTTCAACTAAACGATGCCTCCTTGGTATGGGAACCTGAAACTTCCATGGCCTTGGGCTTTGGTTTCCGTTGCGGATTCCTAGGGATGCTTCATATGGAGATAATCCAAGAGCGATTGGAGCGGGAGTTTGATATGACTGTAATTACCACAGTTCCTTCTGTGCAGTTCAAAGCCTTGATGACCAGTGATGAGTATCAGGTGATCAATGCACCTTCTGATATGCCAGACCCTACCAAAACTAAGCATATTGAAGAACCTTATGTGAAGGCTTCTATCATTACTGCTGGAGAGTACGTAGGTCCTGTAATCACCTTGTGTATGGATAAACGAGGTCAGATCAAAAATCAGGTATATCTCACAGCAGATCGGGTAGAACTTACCTTTGACATGCCTTTAGCGGAAATCGTCTTTGATTTCTTTGATAAGCTAAAAACCATTTCCAGAGGTTATGCCTCTTTGGATTATGAATTAATTGGATACCAGGTTTCACATATGGTGAGGTTGGATGTTATGCTTAACGGAGAACCTGTGGATGCATTATCTGCGGTCGTTCACCGAGATAAAGCCTACGAATGGGGCAAGAGACTTTGTGAAAAGCTTAAGGAATTGGTTCCAAGACAGATGTTTGAAATCGCGATTCAGGCAGCAATCGGTCAAAAAATTATCGCAAGAGAAACGGTAAAAGCCTTGCGTAAAAACGTATTGGCCAAATGTTATGGTGGTGATATTTCACGTAAACGTAAACTTCTGGAAAAGCAGAAAAAAGGGAAAAAGCGAATGAGACAAGTAGGAAACGTAGAAGTTCCTCAGGAAGCGTTTATGGCGGTGCTCAAGCTTGATTAA
- a CDS encoding efflux RND transporter permease subunit — translation MFKNIIQRPVLALVISVLLVLAGAASMRMLPVERFPEIAPPSVSVQVYYPGANAETVANSVLLPLEEAINGAENMSYVNSTATNSGRGRSTVYFEPGTDPNVAAVEIQNRISKVMEQIPAEVREAGIVVLKRLKGSLMTINIYSENGDYDETFLNAYTRMKIRRELKRVSGIAEASILRSRDYAMRIWLNPEKLALYGLTPREVLNQVRDQSFEAAPGRFGENSTETFEIVLKHSGRFSEAEEYENIVIKSEEDGSQLRLKDVARLEFGASNYASDNKLDGKSAVTIDIVQQQGANAVEIDKAVRKVLEDQAKVFPEGIHYKITYSVRDQIDESMHHVQQTLIEAFVLVFLVVFIFLQDFRATIITAISIPVSLIGTFFFLQIIGATMNVLSMFSIVLAIGIVVDDAIVVIEAIYEKIHDQGMQVLDAVNAAMSEITGAIISITIVIAAVFLPAGFLDGPVGVFYKEFAFTIIFAVLISAINALTLVPVLSALILGKKKEKKPSKIKIIGKIKDSEKMEKIKDIKTKSLKKFDTVFDKFTFQYIRLIKWAILRKWWTLAGLVLVSGFTYFLASTTPKGFIPTEDDNFLIFSLSMPEGSSLFRTNQLLKQADSLLHLEPAVASVNTVSGYNIVDDSESASTGLGYIKLKSVKERGDISNIQEVVKHLTQKLSVLNEAKINMYPRPTVQGFGNFDGVQIVLQDYSDGDLAEFGVLINEFVAELSRKKEIEKAFTSYNTNFPQFKLNIDYEKAKALGVSVKDMMFTIQSNFGRTRVGDFNRFTRQYMVYMQSDIQFRETPDAINSIMVKNDKQEMVPLSSFVSLEQTYGPETVFRYNLYNAARINITPAKGYSTGDVMDMLEKLSEEKLPANLGFEWTGMSLEEKKSGSSTTTIFIISIILTYFILAAQYESFWLPMAVILSLPAGILGIFASINLVGIDNNIYVQVGLIMLIGLLAKNAILIVEFVAQKRRAGLPVFEAVIEACQLRLRPIMMTSFAFTAGLVPLMFSVGSSAEGTKSVSIGTAGGMIFGISLGLIFIPVLSYVFQELQDRFPLRISKKAEPAKQ, via the coding sequence ATGTTTAAAAACATTATACAAAGACCCGTTCTCGCACTGGTAATATCCGTCTTATTGGTATTAGCCGGGGCAGCCAGCATGCGTATGCTGCCTGTGGAAAGATTCCCTGAAATCGCACCTCCAAGTGTCAGTGTGCAGGTTTACTATCCTGGTGCAAATGCTGAAACTGTTGCCAACTCAGTCTTACTTCCCTTAGAGGAGGCCATCAACGGAGCAGAAAATATGAGTTATGTAAACTCTACTGCCACTAACTCGGGCCGAGGAAGATCTACAGTTTACTTCGAGCCTGGGACTGACCCTAACGTCGCTGCTGTAGAAATCCAAAACAGGATCTCCAAGGTGATGGAGCAAATTCCTGCTGAGGTCAGGGAAGCTGGTATCGTGGTATTAAAAAGATTGAAAGGATCTTTGATGACCATCAATATCTACAGTGAGAATGGCGACTATGATGAAACTTTCTTAAATGCCTATACACGGATGAAAATCCGTAGGGAGCTAAAGCGAGTGAGCGGAATTGCTGAAGCTTCAATTTTGAGATCTAGGGATTATGCCATGCGTATTTGGTTGAACCCTGAAAAACTAGCCTTGTATGGATTGACTCCAAGAGAGGTTTTAAATCAAGTTCGTGATCAGAGTTTTGAAGCAGCACCAGGTAGATTTGGAGAAAACTCTACCGAGACATTTGAGATTGTATTAAAGCATAGCGGAAGGTTTAGCGAGGCTGAAGAGTACGAAAACATTGTCATCAAATCCGAGGAGGATGGTTCTCAGTTGAGACTAAAAGACGTCGCTAGATTAGAGTTTGGTGCATCCAACTATGCCAGTGATAACAAGCTAGATGGAAAGTCGGCTGTTACCATTGATATAGTGCAGCAGCAAGGAGCAAACGCAGTAGAGATTGACAAGGCAGTACGGAAGGTTTTAGAAGACCAAGCCAAAGTCTTTCCAGAGGGTATCCATTATAAAATCACTTACAGTGTTCGTGATCAGATTGACGAATCAATGCACCATGTGCAACAAACGCTGATAGAAGCATTTGTTCTGGTCTTCCTGGTAGTATTCATCTTTCTACAAGACTTTAGGGCTACCATTATTACCGCTATTTCCATCCCTGTATCACTCATTGGTACATTCTTCTTTCTTCAGATAATTGGAGCCACGATGAACGTATTAAGTATGTTCTCCATCGTATTGGCGATAGGTATTGTGGTGGATGATGCCATTGTGGTCATCGAAGCTATTTATGAAAAAATCCATGATCAGGGCATGCAAGTCTTGGATGCTGTGAATGCAGCCATGTCGGAAATCACTGGTGCCATTATCTCCATTACCATTGTAATCGCAGCTGTGTTTTTACCAGCAGGTTTCTTGGATGGACCAGTAGGAGTTTTCTATAAGGAATTCGCCTTCACGATCATTTTTGCGGTTCTAATTTCTGCGATTAATGCCTTGACATTGGTCCCTGTACTTAGTGCCTTGATTTTGGGTAAAAAGAAAGAAAAGAAGCCATCTAAAATCAAGATCATCGGAAAAATCAAGGATTCCGAGAAAATGGAGAAAATCAAAGACATCAAAACGAAAAGCTTAAAGAAATTTGATACTGTTTTTGACAAATTCACTTTCCAATACATCCGTCTCATTAAATGGGCCATCCTACGTAAATGGTGGACATTGGCTGGATTAGTTTTAGTATCTGGATTCACCTATTTCCTAGCCTCCACTACTCCAAAAGGATTTATTCCAACAGAGGATGATAATTTCTTGATCTTCTCCCTTTCCATGCCAGAAGGATCCTCACTTTTTAGGACGAACCAATTACTTAAACAAGCAGATTCTTTATTACACCTTGAACCTGCCGTAGCTTCTGTGAACACTGTCTCTGGTTACAACATTGTTGATGATTCTGAAAGTGCATCAACAGGTCTGGGGTATATCAAATTAAAAAGCGTCAAAGAACGCGGTGATATTTCAAATATTCAAGAGGTAGTTAAACATCTTACTCAAAAATTGAGTGTCTTAAATGAAGCCAAGATCAACATGTATCCAAGACCCACAGTACAAGGTTTTGGTAATTTTGATGGGGTTCAAATCGTGCTTCAAGATTATTCTGATGGAGATTTGGCAGAATTCGGCGTATTAATCAACGAGTTCGTAGCTGAGCTTTCCCGAAAGAAAGAAATTGAGAAAGCCTTTACCTCTTACAACACCAATTTCCCACAGTTTAAACTGAACATTGACTATGAAAAAGCGAAGGCTTTAGGAGTCAGCGTAAAGGATATGATGTTCACGATCCAATCAAACTTTGGTAGAACTCGGGTAGGTGATTTCAATAGGTTTACAAGACAGTATATGGTCTATATGCAGTCGGACATTCAATTTAGAGAAACACCTGATGCGATTAACTCCATCATGGTCAAAAATGATAAGCAAGAAATGGTTCCTCTTAGTTCTTTTGTGAGCTTAGAACAAACCTATGGTCCCGAGACTGTATTCCGATATAACCTATACAATGCGGCAAGAATTAACATCACTCCTGCCAAAGGTTATAGTACAGGAGATGTGATGGATATGCTTGAAAAACTAAGCGAAGAGAAACTGCCTGCTAACCTAGGTTTTGAGTGGACAGGAATGAGTTTAGAGGAAAAGAAATCTGGCTCAAGCACCACCACCATATTTATCATAAGTATCATTCTTACCTATTTTATCCTTGCAGCACAATATGAAAGTTTCTGGCTTCCTATGGCCGTGATTCTCTCCTTGCCAGCTGGTATTTTGGGGATTTTCGCATCCATCAACTTGGTAGGTATAGATAACAATATTTACGTGCAGGTAGGATTGATTATGTTGATTGGACTCCTGGCTAAAAATGCCATTCTAATCGTCGAATTCGTAGCTCAAAAACGTAGAGCAGGTTTACCAGTGTTTGAAGCGGTAATTGAAGCCTGTCAATTGAGATTAAGGCCGATTATGATGACTTCTTTTGCATTTACTGCTGGTCTGGTTCCCTTGATGTTTTCTGTGGGATCTTCTGCCGAAGGAACAAAATCAGTGAGTATCGGTACCGCAGGAGGAATGATTTTCGGGATTTCTTTAGGTCTTATTTTCATTCCAGTCCTATCCTATGTTTTCCAAGAATTGCAAGATCGATTCCCTTTGAGAATTAGTAAAAAAGCAGAACCAGCGAAACAATGA
- a CDS encoding AAA domain-containing protein, translating into MDKITEEFKKGLKLLKTEWQEDLAQYRQKFLNTSIADKKKEGITWHPVQLKKSKIGMGERLIVEVEKHEDNQSSAFNSGKSVSFFTTQDSYQSAEHRVNGVINFVRKNTMIVTLQADEIPDWMEGGRLGVDLLFDEASYREMEFALKKMMSEENKRVEELKHVLLGEKAPQFNDTPYKSNPNLNFSQNQACQLISNAKDVAVVHGPPGTGKTTTLIEAIEQAVTAGQSILVSAPSNAAVDLLVEKLIDQGIETLRLGHPARVEEKILNQTLDAKTAFHSSYRDLKKLRKETDQYLKLAKQYKRKFGPEERAQRKLMYAEVSRLREASKSLEEYIQYDIFQKTKVFASTLVGASSYSLKGMEFDVVFIDEAAQGLEAATWIPILKAKKVVFAGDHCQLPPTIKSYQAAQEGLAETLFEKVIARKSQASQMLQVQYRMPEVIMGFSNEQFYKGELQAAENTKLHTFPGEDQQLEWIDTAGAGYNDQKEAESLSTCNPEEAAFACRYLNEMIVRIGIGNFKQEGWTIGLIAPYGAQVRLLRSLIFEGFEYPNLKAFSDLITIDTVDGFQGQERDLMLISLTRSNEKGEIGFLADERRMNVALTRAKRKLVLVGDSSTLALNPFFDQLLQYFEKNNGYRSVWEFLG; encoded by the coding sequence ATGGATAAAATCACCGAGGAATTTAAGAAAGGGCTAAAACTTTTAAAGACGGAATGGCAAGAGGATCTGGCTCAATACCGACAGAAATTTCTAAATACCTCCATTGCAGATAAGAAAAAAGAAGGGATAACCTGGCATCCTGTTCAGCTAAAAAAGAGCAAGATTGGGATGGGGGAGCGCTTAATAGTCGAGGTGGAGAAACATGAGGATAATCAGTCTTCAGCTTTTAATTCTGGAAAGTCAGTTTCATTTTTTACCACACAGGATAGTTATCAAAGCGCAGAACACCGAGTAAATGGGGTGATCAATTTTGTAAGGAAGAATACCATGATAGTTACCTTGCAGGCAGATGAAATTCCTGATTGGATGGAAGGGGGGCGGCTTGGAGTTGATTTGCTTTTTGATGAAGCAAGTTATCGAGAGATGGAGTTTGCATTGAAGAAGATGATGTCTGAGGAAAATAAACGTGTGGAGGAATTAAAGCATGTGCTTTTAGGAGAAAAAGCCCCTCAGTTTAATGATACCCCATATAAAAGCAACCCAAATCTTAACTTCTCCCAAAATCAAGCATGCCAACTCATCTCCAATGCCAAGGATGTGGCGGTGGTGCATGGTCCTCCGGGAACGGGGAAAACGACCACGTTGATAGAAGCTATTGAGCAAGCAGTGACTGCTGGTCAATCCATTTTGGTATCTGCTCCCAGTAATGCCGCTGTGGATTTGTTGGTAGAAAAGCTGATCGATCAGGGGATTGAGACCTTGCGTCTCGGTCATCCTGCTAGGGTAGAGGAGAAGATCTTAAATCAGACTTTGGATGCCAAAACAGCATTTCATTCCAGCTACCGTGACTTGAAAAAACTTAGAAAAGAAACCGATCAATATTTAAAGCTAGCAAAGCAATACAAACGGAAATTTGGGCCTGAGGAAAGAGCGCAGCGAAAATTGATGTATGCGGAAGTTTCCAGACTCAGAGAAGCTTCAAAATCGCTGGAGGAATATATACAATATGATATTTTTCAAAAGACCAAGGTGTTTGCGAGTACACTGGTGGGAGCCTCCTCTTATAGTTTGAAGGGGATGGAATTTGATGTGGTTTTCATCGATGAAGCGGCACAAGGTTTAGAAGCTGCTACTTGGATTCCCATTTTGAAGGCTAAGAAGGTAGTTTTTGCAGGGGATCATTGTCAGCTTCCTCCTACGATCAAATCCTATCAGGCGGCTCAGGAAGGATTGGCTGAAACTTTATTTGAAAAAGTGATTGCTAGAAAATCTCAGGCTTCGCAAATGCTCCAAGTGCAGTATAGAATGCCAGAAGTGATTATGGGATTCTCCAATGAACAGTTTTACAAAGGAGAACTTCAGGCTGCCGAAAATACCAAATTGCATACTTTTCCCGGAGAGGATCAACAATTGGAATGGATAGATACAGCCGGAGCTGGATACAATGATCAAAAGGAAGCAGAAAGTCTAAGTACCTGCAATCCGGAGGAGGCCGCTTTTGCCTGTCGCTATTTAAATGAGATGATTGTGCGAATTGGAATCGGGAATTTTAAGCAAGAAGGGTGGACCATTGGTTTGATTGCCCCTTATGGAGCACAAGTTCGGTTGTTGAGATCTTTGATTTTTGAGGGATTTGAATACCCCAATTTGAAAGCTTTTTCAGATTTGATTACCATCGATACGGTGGATGGTTTCCAGGGGCAGGAGCGGGACCTGATGTTGATTTCTTTGACCCGATCCAATGAAAAAGGTGAAATTGGTTTTCTTGCAGATGAGCGGAGAATGAACGTCGCTTTGACCCGGGCGAAGCGAAAATTGGTGCTGGTAGGAGATAGCAGCACACTTGCCCTAAACCCATTTTTCGATCAATTACTGCAGTATTTTGAGAAGAATAATGGGTATCGAAGTGTTTGGGAGTTTTTGGGGTGA
- a CDS encoding acyl carrier protein phosphodiesterase, protein MNYLAHAYLSFRQEEVLLGNFIGDFVKGKMMAQYPDKIRHGILLHREIDKFTDSHPLVRAGQTYLRPKFGHYSTVITDIFFDYFLGKNWNRYSNQSLEDFTLEVYEQVSKYEAYFPNRFGNLFYWMKKDNWLLHYSTIKGIQSSLTGLSKRTKFDSKMEQAHLALLEKEEEFEIIFFAFFEDLKTFAKQKLEEIQHQDDIN, encoded by the coding sequence ATGAACTACCTGGCACATGCCTATCTTTCCTTCAGACAAGAAGAAGTTCTTTTAGGCAATTTCATTGGAGATTTTGTCAAAGGAAAAATGATGGCTCAATATCCAGATAAAATAAGGCATGGCATCCTATTGCACCGCGAGATAGACAAGTTTACAGATTCCCATCCTTTGGTTAGGGCAGGACAGACGTACCTAAGACCAAAATTCGGACATTACTCTACGGTCATAACTGACATTTTCTTTGATTATTTTTTGGGCAAAAACTGGAACCGATATTCCAATCAATCCTTGGAGGATTTTACCTTGGAAGTTTATGAACAGGTTTCAAAATACGAGGCCTATTTCCCTAATAGGTTTGGAAATCTTTTCTATTGGATGAAAAAGGATAATTGGCTTTTACATTATTCCACTATTAAGGGAATACAAAGTTCCCTCACGGGATTATCAAAAAGAACCAAGTTTGATTCAAAAATGGAGCAAGCACATTTAGCGCTTTTGGAAAAGGAAGAGGAATTTGAAATCATTTTCTTCGCTTTTTTCGAAGATTTAAAGACTTTTGCAAAGCAAAAACTAGAAGAGATACAACATCAAGATGATATTAATTAA
- a CDS encoding DUF4924 family protein: MKSVAEKKKSQNIAEYIVYMYQMEDLIRSYQGNMDEIKQYVITHYPVTEEVKTEVGNWFENLTQKLKAEEKMDSGHLTELNALVKELSEIHWDLLKRDKTYFDTYQNVKPHVLQAVMDAEGKDLGNEIQICLNGVYGLLLCRLLGKKVSDEQLKSAEAFGDVLSYLSRYYHTIHSLPEN; the protein is encoded by the coding sequence ATGAAGTCAGTAGCAGAAAAGAAAAAGTCTCAAAATATTGCCGAATACATTGTTTACATGTACCAAATGGAGGATCTGATTCGATCTTACCAGGGCAACATGGATGAAATCAAACAATATGTCATTACGCATTATCCTGTTACCGAAGAAGTCAAAACGGAAGTGGGAAATTGGTTTGAGAACCTTACCCAAAAACTAAAAGCAGAGGAGAAAATGGATTCAGGGCATCTCACAGAATTGAATGCCTTAGTAAAGGAATTATCAGAAATCCATTGGGACTTACTTAAACGTGACAAAACCTATTTCGACACGTACCAAAACGTAAAACCACATGTACTTCAAGCGGTAATGGATGCAGAAGGAAAAGACCTTGGAAATGAGATCCAAATATGCCTCAACGGGGTATATGGGCTATTACTTTGTCGTCTATTAGGCAAAAAAGTATCTGATGAACAGCTGAAATCAGCAGAAGCTTTCGGAGATGTTTTGAGTTACCTCAGCCGTTATTATCATACTATTCATTCCTTGCCAGAAAATTAA